The Acidimicrobiales bacterium genome has a window encoding:
- the phnE gene encoding phosphonate ABC transporter, permease protein PhnE: MTLTAEGPTRPNRPRTRPLTYAVAASLVAGTTWAAVKVGFDPSTFWKVWSNPLWEKFWPVPWDWVFDGRNVIRPLIETFQIAIVSTVIGCGLALPISFAMSSLTTPNRPTYLVSRAVMNVVRAVPDLFWAKLLVTAIGIGAFAGSWALSVFSLAVMVKLFSETVDGADPRPLEAARSAGGRHAPVVRTGVLPSVFPAYVAYALYVFELNIRASIVLGLVGAGGIGRVIEAQRQFFRFDRVLGILMIIFVAVWVIEHVSVALRKRLT, encoded by the coding sequence GTGACCCTCACCGCCGAAGGGCCGACCCGGCCGAACCGACCCCGGACCCGGCCGCTTACCTACGCTGTCGCCGCGTCCCTAGTCGCCGGCACCACCTGGGCGGCGGTCAAGGTGGGCTTCGACCCATCGACATTCTGGAAGGTCTGGTCAAATCCGCTGTGGGAGAAATTCTGGCCTGTTCCGTGGGACTGGGTGTTCGACGGGCGCAACGTGATTCGCCCCTTAATCGAGACGTTCCAGATCGCCATCGTCTCGACAGTCATCGGCTGTGGCCTGGCCTTGCCGATCAGTTTCGCGATGTCGTCGCTGACCACGCCGAACCGACCCACCTACCTGGTCAGTCGGGCAGTAATGAACGTGGTGCGCGCCGTACCCGACCTGTTCTGGGCCAAGTTGTTGGTCACGGCGATCGGTATCGGCGCCTTCGCCGGGTCGTGGGCCTTGTCGGTGTTCTCGCTGGCCGTGATGGTGAAGTTGTTCTCCGAGACGGTGGACGGTGCCGACCCCCGTCCCCTCGAGGCAGCCCGGTCGGCCGGCGGTCGGCACGCACCGGTGGTCCGCACTGGAGTGCTGCCCTCGGTCTTCCCGGCTTACGTGGCCTACGCCTTGTATGTCTTCGAACTCAACATCCGGGCCTCGATAGTCCTCGGACTTGTCGGTGCCGGCGGGATTGGCCGGGTGATCGAAGCGCAACGCCAGTTCTTCCGCTTCGACCGGGTGCTGGGGATACTGATGATCATCTTCGTCGCTGTGTGGGTCATCGAGCACGTCAGCGTGGCCCTCCGAAAGAGACTGACGTGA
- the phnE gene encoding phosphonate ABC transporter, permease protein PhnE: MTAPTTTDYAAPRPLPPGKVRTRRWVIALVIVVATVWSVSGLQVTLDRLLGAPGDAWAILRQMTPPAFSEVYERGALGKILESVYIAWIGTIIGAALSLPLAFLAAHNVAPHWVRVPIRQLFNAIRAVPELILAVIFIPITGLGAWAGTMAIGIHSIGTLGKWAAESIESIDDGPIEAVEACGGRWASEMRWAVLPQVMPNIASYWLFRFEINVRASAVLGMIGAGGVGSELVLHLSFRNFPAACAVLLMTITVVLTIDTVSAAVRRRIIRGATGTGDEASRSTEALVDLTGLRR; this comes from the coding sequence GTGACGGCTCCCACGACCACCGACTACGCCGCCCCCCGGCCCCTACCGCCCGGCAAGGTGCGCACCCGGCGCTGGGTCATCGCATTGGTGATCGTGGTGGCCACCGTCTGGTCGGTGTCCGGCCTGCAGGTGACCCTCGACCGGCTGCTGGGCGCTCCGGGCGACGCTTGGGCGATCCTCCGCCAGATGACGCCCCCGGCATTCTCCGAGGTTTACGAGCGGGGGGCGCTGGGCAAGATTCTGGAGTCGGTGTATATCGCCTGGATCGGGACGATCATTGGCGCTGCCCTGTCCCTGCCCCTGGCCTTTCTGGCCGCCCACAATGTGGCCCCCCACTGGGTGCGGGTGCCGATACGCCAGCTGTTCAACGCGATCCGGGCGGTGCCCGAGTTGATTCTGGCCGTGATCTTCATCCCGATCACCGGACTCGGAGCCTGGGCGGGCACCATGGCCATCGGCATCCACTCGATAGGCACGCTCGGTAAGTGGGCCGCCGAGTCGATCGAAAGCATCGACGACGGCCCCATTGAAGCGGTAGAGGCCTGCGGGGGCCGCTGGGCGAGCGAGATGCGGTGGGCGGTCCTTCCTCAGGTGATGCCGAACATTGCCTCCTACTGGCTGTTCCGGTTCGAAATAAACGTGAGGGCCTCGGCGGTCCTGGGGATGATCGGAGCCGGAGGGGTTGGGTCCGAACTGGTCTTACACCTGTCGTTCCGGAACTTCCCGGCAGCCTGCGCGGTGCTACTGATGACCATCACCGTGGTGCTGACCATCGACACGGTCTCGGCCGCGGTCCGCCGGCGGATCATCCGGGGGGCCACTGGGACCGGAGACGAGGCGTCCCGATCAACCGAGGCCCTCGTCGACCTGACCGGCCTCAGACGCTGA